A genomic stretch from Desulfotignum balticum DSM 7044 includes:
- a CDS encoding TIGR03768 family metallophosphoesterase, translating to MTNDDFKSRENSKPCRVVSRRCFIKVTAGTVACVSLGPWMLGCKHGDSGVVNVPPYSIDSDVYTTLDRTIEPELTSKAILPEDLNLISEYDQNGYGVWTYGGPLVCEQRVDIMGDYSPPQSSHCATLLRFFSITDIHITDKESPSQLIYMQQLNSCGFEAGVTSVYSPVMMYTPHVLDAAIQTVNALHKKDPVDFGISLGDTCNSTQYNELRWYIDVLDGKVIQPSSGAHAGADDIDYQKPFKAAGLDPSIPWYQTIGNHDHFWLGSIPPDGRYGDDPKLRESCISDQVIAMSNTVCRANDIYSHKNPEETLYYMGVLDGTTPNGKIIKYGPVDNFSTPPEIVADPDRYSLTKTQWIEAFFNTSTKPVGHGFDRVPPGQEPGFACYSFIPKAEIPIKVIVLDNTQREDDQSTAIHGHGFLDKARWQWLKEELADGDDQDQLMIIAAHIPIGVQKAGTFMEWLDNSANPDAPQNAVDLPELLEELHRHPNLLMWVAGHRHVNAVKAFESPDPVHAPENGFWQVETSSLRDFPQQLRMFDIKLNSDYTISIFTTNVDPAAKPGTPAWTSRKYAVAAQQIVNTGVIYQADHQSNYRVDPATQTEVRVDGRVVMDPGIRPMPTGSYNAELLKQLSPAMTAKMQMLFPTI from the coding sequence ATGACAAACGATGATTTCAAAAGCAGGGAAAATTCAAAGCCGTGCCGTGTTGTATCGCGCCGTTGCTTTATAAAAGTTACCGCCGGCACCGTTGCATGTGTTTCTTTGGGTCCATGGATGCTTGGATGCAAACACGGTGACAGCGGGGTTGTAAATGTCCCGCCTTATTCGATTGATTCCGATGTTTATACGACGCTTGATAGAACCATTGAGCCCGAATTAACATCAAAGGCTATTTTACCGGAAGATCTCAACCTTATTTCAGAATACGATCAAAATGGATATGGTGTCTGGACGTATGGCGGACCGCTGGTTTGTGAACAGCGCGTCGATATCATGGGGGACTATTCCCCTCCGCAAAGCAGTCATTGTGCCACATTGTTAAGATTTTTCAGCATCACGGATATCCATATCACGGATAAAGAATCGCCTTCCCAGTTGATCTATATGCAACAGCTGAATTCATGTGGTTTCGAAGCCGGTGTCACGTCAGTTTATTCGCCTGTCATGATGTACACACCCCATGTGCTGGATGCAGCGATCCAGACGGTAAACGCCCTGCATAAAAAAGATCCCGTCGACTTCGGCATCTCTTTGGGGGATACCTGCAACAGCACCCAGTACAACGAGTTAAGGTGGTATATCGATGTCCTTGACGGCAAGGTGATCCAACCCAGTTCCGGTGCGCATGCGGGCGCCGATGATATCGATTATCAGAAACCTTTCAAAGCCGCCGGGCTTGACCCGTCGATTCCCTGGTATCAAACCATCGGCAATCACGATCATTTCTGGCTTGGCTCCATCCCGCCGGACGGCAGATACGGCGATGACCCGAAATTGCGGGAATCCTGCATCAGCGACCAGGTCATTGCCATGTCAAATACAGTCTGCCGCGCCAACGACATATACAGCCATAAAAACCCTGAAGAGACCCTTTACTATATGGGCGTCCTTGACGGCACGACCCCGAACGGTAAGATCATAAAATATGGTCCGGTTGACAACTTCAGCACGCCCCCCGAAATTGTTGCCGACCCGGACCGCTATTCACTGACCAAGACCCAGTGGATTGAGGCGTTTTTTAACACCTCGACCAAACCCGTTGGCCATGGCTTTGACCGGGTGCCTCCGGGACAGGAGCCCGGCTTTGCCTGTTACAGTTTTATACCAAAAGCGGAAATACCCATTAAAGTGATTGTCCTGGATAACACCCAGAGGGAAGACGACCAATCCACGGCCATCCACGGGCATGGTTTCCTTGATAAAGCCCGCTGGCAATGGCTTAAAGAAGAGCTTGCGGACGGAGATGATCAGGATCAACTCATGATCATTGCGGCGCATATCCCCATTGGCGTTCAAAAAGCAGGAACCTTTATGGAGTGGCTTGATAATTCCGCCAACCCCGATGCGCCGCAAAATGCGGTGGACCTGCCCGAATTACTGGAAGAACTTCACCGCCATCCCAATCTGCTGATGTGGGTCGCCGGTCATCGGCATGTGAATGCCGTTAAGGCATTTGAATCACCTGATCCGGTCCACGCGCCTGAAAATGGTTTCTGGCAGGTGGAAACCTCATCGCTGCGTGATTTTCCCCAGCAGTTACGCATGTTTGATATCAAGCTCAACAGCGACTACACGATTTCCATTTTCACGACCAACGTGGATCCGGCAGCCAAACCAGGCACGCCTGCCTGGACCTCCCGCAAGTATGCGGTGGCAGCCCAGCAGATTGTCAACACCGGGGTGATATATCAAGCGGATCATCAGTCCAACTACCGGGTCGACCCAGCCACTCAAACCGAAGTACGCGTGGATGGCAGAGTTGTAATGGACCCGGGCATTCGGCCGATGCCGACGGGTTCGTATAATGCTGAGCTGCTTAAACAGCTGAGCCCGGCAATGACAGCGAAGATGCAAATGCTGTTTCCCACAATTTAG
- a CDS encoding RecQ family ATP-dependent DNA helicase yields the protein MKIQNPIAFVDTEIDPERGRILDLGGIKEDGNTFHSGSAAGFAEFLKGSRFLCGHNLIRHDLTYIVQAVEIAGIDRADMIDTLFLSPLLFPARPYHALVKDDKLQTQDLSNPLNDAVKARDLFYDEVAAFARADRDLQQIFFFLLHDKPGFQGFFRYLGFYGDDTAGIEDLILKTFHLKICSNADLGKLITEFPVALAFCLSLVHADDRYAITPPWVLKTCPEIESVIYLLRNHPCLTGCDYCGQALNIHRGLKQFFGFDSFRTYGEEPLQEQAVQAAIDGKSLLAVFPTGGGKSLAFQVPALMSGENARGLTIVISPLQSLMKDQVDNLEKVGITDAVTINGLLDPIERANAFERVENGTASILYLSPESLRSKTIEHVILKRNIVRFVIDEAHCFSAWGQDFRVDYLYIGEFIKAVQEKKQLEDPLPVSCFTATAKPKVIQDIQTYFKDGLHLDLEVFRSRASRTNLQYRVFFRDNPEEKFHTLRDLLDQRECPTIVYVSRTYRAYDLARRLTADGYPAKPYHGKMDTHEKMENQDAFIKGDVRIMVATSAFGMGVDKKDVGMVIHYDISDSLENYVQEAGRAGRDETVTADCFVLFNEEDLGKHFILLNQTRLNVKEIQQVWKAVKDLTRFRSKVSNSALEIARKAGWDDNIAEIETRVKTAIAALENAGYLKRGQNMPRIYANSILTKNAQQAIDRITASDRFEEKQKQQAVRIIKKLFSSKTRKQANDEVAESRVDYISDHLGIVKEEVIRIITLLREENILADAKDLTAFIKKGEKTNRSLGILKVFAGLEAFLLTHMAQQEIVFHIKKLNEQAAENGCADADPAKIKTLINFWAIKHWIHRPHADYAKHTFAAALNEPREVFRQKLEKRHELARFIVERLYEKSRKETAENITAGSVEGESAMGEDLALVEFSVLELKAAYETHGSLFRQETSAEEVEDALFYLSRIGAIRIEGGFLVVYNRLTLERLEMDNRRRYRIEDYKQLGEFYENKVAQIHIVGEYARKMIRDYKAALQFVEDYFQLNFASFLRRYFKGSRGDEIKRNITPAKFRQLFGTLSPAQLQIINDNKTQYMVVAAGPGSGKTRVLVHKLASLLLMEDVKHEQLLMVTFSRAAATEFKKRLIALIGNAAGFIEIKTFHSYCFDLLGKIGTLEKSGGIIRKTIAKIRNDEVEPARIAKAVLVIDEAQDMDADEYALIRVLADQNPDMRIIAVGDDDQNIYEFRGASSKYLEQFIADKNAVMYQLVENFRSRQNLVEFSNLFAAKIRRRLKDTPVVARQAGSGSIRIVRYRSRHLVSSLVQDLVSTRLAGTICVLTHTNEEALQAAGLLLKNRMPAKLVQTNEGFNLYNLSEIRYFLDQLHLKDDTFIIDVQVWEAARRKLENDYRNSAKLDICLNMIKGFEAANPQKKYRSDLEVFIRESRLEDFSDAAGDVVLVSTMHKAKGREFDHVFILLDNFDLSTDEKKRLVYVAMTRAKQNLTIHLNAPFLDDLPVQGMARIDNHEQQFPPDQLVMQLGHKDIWLDYFMGRQREISHLKSGDGLIVRDNRCLDKKGVPIVTFSRSFSNRLEKLCRAGYAPARAAVNYIVYWQKEDSEKEIRIVLPELFLEKKTGC from the coding sequence CCGGGTTTGCCGAATTTTTGAAGGGCTCCCGGTTTTTATGCGGCCATAATCTCATTCGTCACGATTTGACTTATATCGTACAAGCGGTGGAAATCGCGGGCATTGACCGGGCTGATATGATTGATACCCTGTTTCTGTCTCCCCTGCTGTTTCCCGCCAGGCCCTACCATGCCCTGGTCAAGGACGACAAATTACAGACCCAGGATTTGAGCAATCCGTTGAATGATGCCGTCAAGGCCAGGGATCTGTTTTATGACGAGGTGGCTGCGTTTGCGCGGGCAGACAGGGATTTACAGCAGATCTTTTTTTTTCTTCTGCATGACAAGCCCGGATTTCAGGGATTTTTCAGGTATCTGGGGTTTTATGGAGATGACACCGCCGGCATTGAAGATCTGATCCTGAAAACATTTCATTTAAAGATCTGCAGTAATGCGGACCTGGGAAAACTGATCACGGAATTTCCCGTGGCCCTGGCCTTTTGCCTGTCCCTGGTTCATGCAGATGACCGGTATGCCATCACCCCGCCCTGGGTGTTGAAAACCTGTCCTGAAATCGAGTCAGTGATCTATCTGTTAAGGAATCATCCCTGCCTGACCGGGTGTGACTACTGCGGCCAGGCCCTGAATATCCACCGGGGCCTGAAACAATTTTTCGGGTTTGATTCCTTCCGGACCTATGGCGAAGAACCCCTTCAGGAACAGGCGGTTCAGGCCGCGATCGACGGGAAATCCCTGCTTGCGGTTTTTCCCACCGGGGGTGGCAAATCCCTGGCATTCCAGGTGCCGGCCCTCATGAGCGGAGAAAACGCCCGGGGACTGACCATTGTCATTTCTCCCTTGCAGTCGTTGATGAAAGACCAGGTGGACAACCTGGAAAAGGTGGGGATTACCGATGCCGTCACCATCAACGGTCTGCTGGATCCCATCGAGCGGGCCAACGCGTTTGAGCGGGTGGAAAACGGCACGGCATCCATTCTTTATCTGTCTCCGGAATCGCTGCGGTCCAAAACCATTGAACACGTGATCCTGAAAAGAAATATCGTCCGTTTCGTGATTGACGAAGCCCACTGTTTTTCCGCCTGGGGCCAGGACTTCCGGGTGGATTATCTGTATATCGGTGAGTTCATCAAAGCAGTCCAGGAAAAAAAGCAACTGGAGGACCCGCTCCCTGTGTCCTGTTTTACTGCAACCGCCAAGCCAAAGGTGATCCAGGATATCCAGACCTATTTCAAAGACGGCCTGCACCTGGATCTGGAAGTGTTCCGATCCCGTGCGTCCAGAACCAATTTGCAGTACAGGGTGTTTTTCAGGGACAATCCAGAGGAGAAATTCCACACGCTCAGAGATCTGCTGGATCAAAGGGAATGCCCCACCATTGTGTATGTGTCAAGAACCTACCGGGCCTATGACCTGGCACGGCGGCTGACGGCGGACGGATACCCTGCAAAACCCTATCACGGCAAAATGGACACCCATGAGAAAATGGAAAACCAGGATGCCTTCATCAAAGGGGATGTAAGGATCATGGTGGCCACCTCCGCATTCGGTATGGGCGTGGATAAAAAAGATGTCGGCATGGTGATTCATTACGACATCTCGGATTCCCTGGAAAACTATGTCCAGGAAGCCGGCCGGGCCGGCAGGGATGAAACGGTCACGGCAGACTGTTTTGTCCTGTTCAATGAAGAGGATCTTGGCAAGCATTTTATTCTTTTGAATCAGACCCGGCTCAATGTCAAAGAGATTCAGCAGGTCTGGAAAGCGGTCAAGGATTTGACCCGGTTCCGGTCCAAAGTCTCCAATTCCGCCCTGGAAATTGCCAGAAAAGCCGGGTGGGATGATAACATCGCTGAAATCGAAACACGGGTCAAGACCGCCATCGCAGCCCTGGAAAATGCGGGATACCTGAAGCGGGGCCAGAACATGCCCCGGATATATGCCAACAGTATCCTGACCAAAAACGCCCAGCAGGCCATTGACCGGATCACGGCCTCGGACCGGTTTGAGGAAAAACAGAAGCAGCAGGCAGTTCGGATCATCAAGAAGCTGTTTTCAAGCAAAACCAGAAAACAGGCCAACGATGAGGTGGCAGAATCCAGAGTGGATTACATCAGTGACCATCTGGGCATTGTCAAAGAAGAGGTCATTCGTATCATCACCCTGCTCAGGGAAGAAAACATACTGGCAGATGCCAAAGACCTGACGGCATTTATCAAAAAAGGGGAAAAAACCAACCGGTCCCTGGGCATTCTGAAGGTTTTTGCAGGACTTGAAGCCTTTTTACTGACACACATGGCACAGCAGGAAATCGTTTTTCATATCAAAAAACTCAATGAGCAGGCAGCGGAAAACGGGTGTGCCGATGCCGATCCCGCCAAAATTAAAACCCTCATCAATTTCTGGGCCATCAAACACTGGATACACAGACCCCATGCGGATTATGCAAAACACACCTTTGCCGCGGCCCTGAACGAGCCCCGGGAGGTGTTCCGGCAAAAACTGGAAAAACGGCATGAACTGGCCCGGTTCATTGTGGAACGGCTGTATGAAAAAAGCAGAAAAGAGACTGCTGAAAATATCACGGCAGGGTCTGTTGAGGGTGAATCCGCCATGGGAGAGGACCTGGCGCTGGTTGAATTTTCCGTGCTGGAGTTAAAGGCGGCGTATGAAACCCATGGATCTTTGTTCCGGCAGGAAACCTCGGCGGAGGAAGTGGAAGATGCCCTGTTTTATCTGTCCAGGATCGGTGCGATACGGATCGAAGGCGGATTTCTGGTGGTCTATAACCGGCTGACCCTTGAACGGCTGGAAATGGACAACAGAAGACGTTACAGAATCGAGGACTATAAGCAGCTGGGAGAGTTTTACGAGAACAAGGTGGCCCAGATCCACATCGTGGGCGAGTATGCCAGAAAAATGATCCGGGATTACAAGGCGGCCCTGCAGTTTGTGGAAGATTATTTTCAGTTGAATTTTGCGTCGTTTCTCCGCCGGTATTTCAAGGGCAGCCGGGGAGATGAGATCAAAAGAAATATCACGCCCGCCAAATTCAGGCAGCTTTTCGGAACCCTTTCTCCGGCCCAGTTACAGATCATCAACGATAACAAGACCCAGTACATGGTGGTGGCGGCAGGACCGGGAAGCGGCAAGACACGGGTCCTGGTGCACAAGCTGGCATCCCTTCTGTTAATGGAGGACGTCAAACATGAGCAGCTGCTCATGGTGACCTTTTCAAGAGCTGCGGCCACGGAATTCAAGAAACGGCTCATTGCACTGATCGGCAATGCCGCCGGGTTTATCGAGATCAAGACCTTTCATTCCTATTGTTTTGACCTGCTCGGAAAAATCGGCACCCTTGAAAAATCGGGCGGGATTATCCGGAAAACCATTGCCAAAATCAGGAACGACGAGGTGGAGCCTGCCCGGATCGCCAAAGCCGTTCTGGTGATCGACGAAGCCCAGGATATGGACGCGGATGAATACGCGTTGATCCGTGTTCTGGCGGATCAGAATCCGGACATGCGGATCATTGCCGTGGGAGATGACGACCAGAATATTTATGAGTTCAGAGGCGCCAGCTCCAAATATCTGGAACAGTTCATTGCCGATAAGAACGCAGTCATGTATCAGCTTGTGGAAAATTTCCGGAGCAGACAGAATCTGGTTGAATTTTCAAACCTGTTTGCTGCAAAGATCCGCCGCCGGTTGAAAGACACCCCTGTTGTCGCCCGGCAGGCCGGCTCCGGAAGCATCAGAATCGTCCGCTATCGCAGCCGCCATCTGGTCTCTTCCCTGGTTCAGGACCTTGTTTCCACACGGCTTGCCGGGACCATCTGCGTGTTGACCCACACCAATGAAGAAGCCCTGCAGGCAGCCGGCCTTCTGCTGAAAAACCGGATGCCGGCAAAGCTGGTCCAGACCAATGAGGGGTTCAATCTGTACAATCTGTCGGAAATCAGATATTTTCTGGACCAGCTCCATCTGAAAGACGATACGTTTATCATAGATGTTCAGGTATGGGAAGCGGCCAGGCGAAAATTGGAGAATGATTACAGAAACAGCGCGAAACTGGATATCTGCCTGAACATGATCAAGGGGTTTGAGGCGGCCAATCCGCAGAAAAAATACCGGTCCGATCTGGAGGTGTTTATCCGGGAATCCAGACTGGAGGATTTTTCAGATGCCGCCGGGGATGTCGTTCTTGTATCCACCATGCACAAAGCCAAAGGAAGAGAGTTTGATCATGTGTTTATCCTGCTGGATAATTTCGACCTGAGCACTGATGAAAAGAAACGCCTGGTGTATGTGGCCATGACCCGGGCGAAACAGAATCTGACCATCCATCTGAACGCCCCTTTTCTCGATGATCTGCCGGTTCAGGGAATGGCGCGGATCGATAATCATGAACAACAGTTTCCCCCGGATCAGCTGGTCATGCAGTTGGGCCACAAAGATATCTGGCTGGATTATTTTATGGGCCGGCAGCGTGAAATTTCACACCTGAAAAGCGGGGATGGATTAATCGTGCGTGACAACCGCTGCCTGGACAAGAAAGGGGTGCCCATCGTCACATTTTCCAGATCGTTTTCAAACAGACTGGAAAAACTTTGCCGGGCCGGGTATGCGCCTGCCCGGGCCGCTGTGAATTACATCGTCTACTGGCAGAAAGAAGATTCAGAAAAGGAAATCAGAATTGTCCTGCCGGAACTGTTTTTGGAAAAGAAGACCGGATGCTGA
- a CDS encoding NlpC/P60 family protein: MNQFFLLMTAVFLCFSITACSHVPDSRRRAQGQDRTEHACSHAPDSRPLKNNAVSNKETVTDRLYSQYDKWKGVRYKMGGLSKNGVDCSGFVYLTYLELFDKKLPRSTRLQSQIGKEIQTDKRRSGDLVFFKTGWTVRHVGIYLENSSFMHASKKKGVMISRLDDPYWKSKYWKTKRVGF; this comes from the coding sequence TTGAATCAGTTTTTTTTATTGATGACAGCGGTTTTTTTATGTTTTTCAATAACAGCATGCAGCCACGTACCTGATTCCCGGCGAAGAGCGCAAGGCCAAGATCGAACAGAACATGCATGCAGCCACGCACCTGATTCCCGGCCGTTAAAAAACAATGCCGTGTCAAATAAAGAAACCGTAACAGATCGATTGTACTCACAATACGATAAATGGAAAGGTGTCAGATATAAAATGGGCGGGCTGAGTAAAAATGGTGTTGATTGTTCAGGCTTTGTCTATTTAACCTATCTGGAATTATTTGATAAAAAATTGCCTCGTTCCACCAGGTTACAGTCTCAGATCGGTAAAGAAATTCAAACAGACAAACGCCGTTCAGGGGATCTGGTGTTTTTTAAAACCGGTTGGACGGTAAGGCATGTAGGCATTTATTTAGAAAACAGTTCATTTATGCATGCATCCAAGAAAAAAGGGGTTATGATTTCGAGGTTGGATGATCCTTATTGGAAATCAAAATATTGGAAAACAAAACGGGTCGGTTTTTAA
- a CDS encoding DUF3096 domain-containing protein produces the protein MQLDISPQPVVSLLAGILIFIMPKLLNYIVAVYLIIIGVLGLIH, from the coding sequence ATGCAGTTAGATATCTCACCACAACCCGTAGTTTCTCTTCTCGCCGGCATATTGATTTTTATTATGCCGAAATTATTGAATTATATCGTTGCCGTTTATCTCATTATTATCGGCGTGCTCGGGTTGATCCACTGA